A stretch of the Calypte anna isolate BGI_N300 chromosome 21, bCalAnn1_v1.p, whole genome shotgun sequence genome encodes the following:
- the DNAJC11 gene encoding dnaJ homolog subfamily C member 11 isoform X1 → MAAALGEEVPDNEDYYALLNVRREASQEELKAAYRRLCMLYHPDKHRDPELKTQAERLFNLVHQAYEVLSDPQTRAIYDIYGRRGLEMEGWEVVERKRTPAEIREEFERLQREREERRLQQRTNPKGTISVGIDATDLFDRYDEEYEDVPGSSFPQIEINKMHISQSIEAPLTATDTAILSGNLSTQNGNGGGSINLALRRVTSAKGWGELEFGAGDLQGPLFGLKIFRNLTPRCFITTNCALQFSSRGIRPGLTTVLARNLDKNTMGYLQWRWGIQSAMNTSIVRDTKTSHFTVALQLGIPHSFMMVSYQHKFQDEDQTRVKGSLKAGFFGTIVEYGAERKISRHSILGATVSVGVPQGVSLKIKLNRASQTYFFPVHLTDQLLPSAVFYATVGPLVIYFAMHRLIIKPYLRAQKERELEKQRESTASDILQKKQEAEAAVRLMQESVRRIIEAEEARMGLIVVNAWYGKFVNDNSRKNEKVKVIDVTVPLQCLVKDSKLILTEASKAGLPGFYDPCVGEEKSLKVLYQFRGVLHQVMSADNEALRIPKQSHRIDADG, encoded by the exons ATGGCGGCGGCCTTGGGGGAGGAGGTGCCGGACAACGAGGACTACTACGCGCTGCTCAACGTGCGGCGGGAG GCCTCTCAGGAGGAGCTGAAGGCTGCGTACCGCCGGCTCTGCATGCTCTACCACCCCGACAAGCACAGAGACCCAGAGCTCAAAACACAAGCTGAGAGGCTCTTTAACCTTGTTCACCAAGCTTATGAAG TGCTTAGTGATCCACAGACCAGAGCCATCTATGACATATATGGGAGGAGAGGACTGGAAATGGAAGGATGGGAG GTTGTGGAAAGGAAGAGAACTCCAGCTGAAATCAGGGAAGAATTCGAGCGCttgcagagggagagggaagagcgAAGGCTGCAGCAACGCACTAATCCAAAG GGAACAATTAGTGTTGGAATAGATGCCACTGACCTGTTTGATCGTTATGATGAAGAATATGAAGATGTTCCTGGGAGCAGCTTTCCCCAGATTGAGATAAACAAAATGCACATATCCCAGTCCATAGAG gCACCACTGACTGCCACAGACACAGCAATACTTTCTGGTAACCTTTCCACTCAGAATGGGAATGGAGGTGGATCAATTAATCTTGCTCTGAGACGAGTGACATCTGCcaagggatggggagag TTGGAGTTTGGAGCAGGAGACCTCCAGGGACCTCTCTTTGGTCTGAAGATATTCCGTAACCTCACCCCAAGATG tTTCATCACTACAAACTGTGCCCTGCAGTTCTCCTCCAGGGGGATCCGCCCGGGTCTCACCACCGTCCTGGCCCGTAACCTGGACAAGAACACCATGGGCTACCTGCAGTGGCGCTGGGGCATCCAGTCAGCCATGAACACCAGTATTGTCCGGGACACAAAAACCAGCCACTTCACTGTGGCCTTACAG CTGGGAATCCCCCATTCTTTCATGATGGTCAGTTATCAGCATAAGTTTCAGGATGAAGATCAGACACGAGTGAAAGGTTCTCTCAA GGCAGGTTTCTTTGGGACCATAGTGGAGTATGGAGCAGAAAGGAAGATCTCCAGGCACAGCATTTTAGGAGCCACCGTCAGTGTTGGTGTTCCCCAAGGAGTTTCCCTGAAAATCAA GTTGAATAGGGCTAGCCAGACCTACTTCTTCCCTGTCCACCTCACAGATCAGCTGCTTCCCAGTGCTGTATTCTATGCCACTGTGGGACCTCTAGTTATCTACTTTGCCATGCACAGGCTAATCATCAAACCCTACCTCAGGGCACAAAAGGAGAG agagctggagaagcaAAGGGAGAGTACAGCCAGTGACATCCTTCAGAAGAAGCAGGAGGCTGAAGCTGCA GTCCGGTTAATGCAGGAGTCTGTCCGGAGGATAATTGAAGCAGAGGAAGCCAGAATGG GTTTGATTGTAGTGAACGCCTGGTATGGAAAGTTTGTTAATGACAACAGCAGGAAGAATGAGAAGGTGAAAGTAATAGATGTGACTGTGCCCCTGCAGTGCCTGGTGAAGGACTCTAAACTCATCCTTACAGAGGCATCCAAG GCTGGGCTGCCAGGTTTCTACGACCCCTGTGTGGGTGAGGAGAAGAGTTTGAAAGTGCTTTATCAGTTCCGAGGAGTTCTGCACCAAGTGATGTCAGCTGACAATGAGGCCCTTAGGATACCAAAGCAAT CTCACAGAATTGATGCAGATGGCTAA
- the DNAJC11 gene encoding dnaJ homolog subfamily C member 11 isoform X2 gives MLYHPDKHRDPELKTQAERLFNLVHQAYEVLSDPQTRAIYDIYGRRGLEMEGWEVVERKRTPAEIREEFERLQREREERRLQQRTNPKGTISVGIDATDLFDRYDEEYEDVPGSSFPQIEINKMHISQSIEAPLTATDTAILSGNLSTQNGNGGGSINLALRRVTSAKGWGELEFGAGDLQGPLFGLKIFRNLTPRCFITTNCALQFSSRGIRPGLTTVLARNLDKNTMGYLQWRWGIQSAMNTSIVRDTKTSHFTVALQLGIPHSFMMVSYQHKFQDEDQTRVKGSLKAGFFGTIVEYGAERKISRHSILGATVSVGVPQGVSLKIKLNRASQTYFFPVHLTDQLLPSAVFYATVGPLVIYFAMHRLIIKPYLRAQKERELEKQRESTASDILQKKQEAEAAVRLMQESVRRIIEAEEARMGLIVVNAWYGKFVNDNSRKNEKVKVIDVTVPLQCLVKDSKLILTEASKAGLPGFYDPCVGEEKSLKVLYQFRGVLHQVMSADNEALRIPKQSHRIDADG, from the exons ATGCTCTACCACCCCGACAAGCACAGAGACCCAGAGCTCAAAACACAAGCTGAGAGGCTCTTTAACCTTGTTCACCAAGCTTATGAAG TGCTTAGTGATCCACAGACCAGAGCCATCTATGACATATATGGGAGGAGAGGACTGGAAATGGAAGGATGGGAG GTTGTGGAAAGGAAGAGAACTCCAGCTGAAATCAGGGAAGAATTCGAGCGCttgcagagggagagggaagagcgAAGGCTGCAGCAACGCACTAATCCAAAG GGAACAATTAGTGTTGGAATAGATGCCACTGACCTGTTTGATCGTTATGATGAAGAATATGAAGATGTTCCTGGGAGCAGCTTTCCCCAGATTGAGATAAACAAAATGCACATATCCCAGTCCATAGAG gCACCACTGACTGCCACAGACACAGCAATACTTTCTGGTAACCTTTCCACTCAGAATGGGAATGGAGGTGGATCAATTAATCTTGCTCTGAGACGAGTGACATCTGCcaagggatggggagag TTGGAGTTTGGAGCAGGAGACCTCCAGGGACCTCTCTTTGGTCTGAAGATATTCCGTAACCTCACCCCAAGATG tTTCATCACTACAAACTGTGCCCTGCAGTTCTCCTCCAGGGGGATCCGCCCGGGTCTCACCACCGTCCTGGCCCGTAACCTGGACAAGAACACCATGGGCTACCTGCAGTGGCGCTGGGGCATCCAGTCAGCCATGAACACCAGTATTGTCCGGGACACAAAAACCAGCCACTTCACTGTGGCCTTACAG CTGGGAATCCCCCATTCTTTCATGATGGTCAGTTATCAGCATAAGTTTCAGGATGAAGATCAGACACGAGTGAAAGGTTCTCTCAA GGCAGGTTTCTTTGGGACCATAGTGGAGTATGGAGCAGAAAGGAAGATCTCCAGGCACAGCATTTTAGGAGCCACCGTCAGTGTTGGTGTTCCCCAAGGAGTTTCCCTGAAAATCAA GTTGAATAGGGCTAGCCAGACCTACTTCTTCCCTGTCCACCTCACAGATCAGCTGCTTCCCAGTGCTGTATTCTATGCCACTGTGGGACCTCTAGTTATCTACTTTGCCATGCACAGGCTAATCATCAAACCCTACCTCAGGGCACAAAAGGAGAG agagctggagaagcaAAGGGAGAGTACAGCCAGTGACATCCTTCAGAAGAAGCAGGAGGCTGAAGCTGCA GTCCGGTTAATGCAGGAGTCTGTCCGGAGGATAATTGAAGCAGAGGAAGCCAGAATGG GTTTGATTGTAGTGAACGCCTGGTATGGAAAGTTTGTTAATGACAACAGCAGGAAGAATGAGAAGGTGAAAGTAATAGATGTGACTGTGCCCCTGCAGTGCCTGGTGAAGGACTCTAAACTCATCCTTACAGAGGCATCCAAG GCTGGGCTGCCAGGTTTCTACGACCCCTGTGTGGGTGAGGAGAAGAGTTTGAAAGTGCTTTATCAGTTCCGAGGAGTTCTGCACCAAGTGATGTCAGCTGACAATGAGGCCCTTAGGATACCAAAGCAAT CTCACAGAATTGATGCAGATGGCTAA